In Prionailurus viverrinus isolate Anna chromosome D1, UM_Priviv_1.0, whole genome shotgun sequence, the DNA window TCGCCTTAACCACTCGGCCACCTCGTCCCACGTAGGGTGCCTTGTTCCACACATCCTTATCTCCCATCTCTTCCGCACCTTCCGAGCCCCCAGCATCCATTCTTCAGTGTGGATCTCGCAGGAGCTGGCGGAGGGAGAGAAGGCGGAAAGAAAGGGGCTTTTTGTGTTCCTTCCCGCCCGCCGCAGCCGCGAACCCGCGCCATCCTTCACCAAGCTGCAACCGAGCTCTGCCACGGTTTCCCTCCCTAAGGCGGGGGCGAGCGCGCCGGGGTTTCAGGACGCGCCTGGTCCAGGGGGTCGCGCACTGACCCGGAGGGAGGGGTGCATACCCCTGGGAACCCGGCAGGCGCGGCCGCGGGCACTTTCAGGGTTTGCAGAGCGCCGCGCGGCGGCGGATGCAGTAGCTCCTCCTCGCGCGCAGGGGGCGAGCTGGCGCACCCCGAGCCCCTCTCGGGAGGGGATGCTACGCCGGGCTCGGCTCGCCTCGGCTCGCTTCGGCTGCGCTCGGCAGGCTGCGGTAAATCCGGGCTTGCGGCGGCTGGCAAAGGCTGCGGCCCGGTGGTCCCTGCTGCGCGCTCGGAGCCCCGAGAGCCATGCAGATGTCCTACGCCATCCGGTGCGCCTTCTACCAGCTGCTTCTGGCCGCGCTAATGCTGGTGGCGATGCTGCAGCTGCTCTACCTGTCGCTGCTGTCCGGGCTGCACGGGCAGGAGGAGCAAGACCAGTATTTCGAGTTCTTTCCCCCGTCCCCGCGGTCCGTGGACCAGGTCAAGGCGCAGCTCCGTACCGCTCTGGCCTCTGGAGGCGTCCTGGACGCCAGTGGCGACTACCGAGTCTACAGGGGCCTCCTGAAGACCACCATGGACCCCAATGATGTGATCCTGGCCACGCATGCCAGCGTAGACAACCTGCTGCACCTGTCGGGCCTGTTGGAGCGCTGGGAGGGCCCGCTCTCCGTGTCGGTGTTCGCGGCCACCAAGGAGGAGGCGCAGCTAGCCACGGTGCTGACCTACGCGCTGAGCAGCCACTGCCCTGATATGCGCGCCAGGGTGGCCATGCACCTTGTGTGCCCCTCGCGCTATGAGGCCGCTGTGCCCGATCCCCGGGAACCGGGGGAGTTTGCCCTGCTGCGGTCCTGCCAGGAGGTCTTTGACAAGCTAGCCAGGGTGGCCCAGCCCGGGATCAATTATGCGCTGGGCACCAACGTCTCCTACCCCAATAATCTGCTGAGGAATCTGGCCCGTGAGGGGGCCAACTATGCCCTGGTAATCGACGTGGACATGGTGCCCAGCGAGGGGCTATGGAGAGGCCTGAGGGAAATGTTGGACCAGAGCAAGCAGTGGGCGGGCACAGCGCTGGTGGTGCCCGCCTTTGAGATCCGCCGAGCACGCCGCATGCCCACGAACAAGAACGAGCTGTTGCAGCTCTATCAAGTAGGCGAGGTGCGGCCCTTCTATTATGGGCTGTGCACGCCCTGCCAGGCGCCCACCAACTACTCCCGCTGGGTCAACCTGCCGGAAGAGACCTTGCTGAGGCCTGCCTATGTGGTTCCCTGGCAGGACCCCTGGGAACCATTCTACGTGGCCGGAGGCAAGGTGCCCACTTTCGACGAGCGCTTTCGGCAGTACGGCTTCAATCGCATCAGCCAGGTGCCCAAAAGGGAGAGTGCAGGGGACAGGGGGTAGGAGGAATGGCGGGCTCTGGGAGCTGTGAGTAGTCCTGGATGGAAAAGAGCCAATGAGGAAGGACAGCCATAGTTCAGGAGGTGGCTGGATGGTGTGGAAGATCCAGGATGCCTCCAGAGGAGTGGGGATGCTGGAGAGAGGCTTTAGGGATGTCAGTCTTGGCCCTAGAAATGTCATCCAACTTCGCTGACCTGTCTCTCCCCCAACAGGCCTGTGAGCTGCACGTGGCAGGATTTGATTTCGAGGTGCTGAACGAAGGTTTCCTGGTTCATAAGGGCTTCAAGGAAGCTTTGAAGTTCCATCCCCAAAAGGAGGCCGAAAATCAGCACAATAAGATCCTTTACCGCCAGTTCAAACAGGAGTTGAAGGCCAAGTACCCCGACTCCCCTCGTCACTGCTGAGCCCTTCCCTCCCCTAGTCCGAGAAGTCTCAGCCTCTTCCCTCCTTAGGCCGTCCCTCAGGCCTGACAGGGGTAAGAAATGTCACTCCACTTTACGGTGGTAGCTGTGGTGTTGGAACACTGGACTTGAATATGGGGTGCTGGGATCAAGTCCTAGCTTtaccactaactagctgtgtggccttgagcaaatcccatttcctctctgagcctcagttatcCCATCTGTAGAAAGGGAGGTGAaaaatacctacctcacagaacTGTTGGGAGGCTCAGATGAGACGCTACATGTGAAAACATTCTGTAAGCTTCGTACAAATGTgaagtattattaatattattacagtattattgttgttattattattaacaatctTGGGTGGGTGGGCAGTAGGAGAGCAAAGAGTATGAACAGGGCAGAACTGGGAAGTCGGAGGACTTAACAAAATGAACTTTTTGGAAAGAAATCAGATGGAGGCGTTGGATTTACTTCTTAGCTTTCGGGCAGAAGCCTACACCTCCTGGTTCTTCCAGGCCTCCGCCTTCAGGAGCTCTGGAGAAAGGAAGAGTCTGCAGGTTCCGTGCCAGATCTGTACCCTCGaacaggctgggctgggctatTTGCCTACCGATGACCATATGTAAATTAAATGAGTGTTCACACCTACAGCTGGCTCCGTTACTCTCCCGAACCTGGCGTGCAGGGGGTGGGGTCGCCGGTGCTTCCCTTTCACGCGAGGGGCGGGGGGACCGGGGAAGGAGGTCGCTGCGGACCGAGGGGCGCGGACAGCGGGGCAAGAAAACCACGAGGGCCTTCTCCACCAGCCGTAGGCCTGCGCGAATTTCGGCCGGTTGCTATGGAGACCGGCCCCGCGGTATCCCAGCATGCCTCGCCCCCCAGCTGCCCAAATGTGAGCTCGGCGACGGGCGCCTCCTGATCGCGTACACGGAAGTGCGGCGGGCCCCGCCTCCCGGGGAAGAGGCAAGGGCGCGACGCTTCCGGGAGCCCGGCGGCCGCGGGCACCTCTTAGGGAGTTTCAGGCGTCAACCCGGAGGCCCCACTCGCCGCGGTGCGTAACGCTGCTCATGGCACCCGGTTCGGCCCCTCTGGCCAGTGGGTCGGAGCTAGCCCAGTCAGGGCGGAAGCGGGGACCTAACCGGCCGGACGCGTGCGGCGCCGCGGGGCCGCAGCTGGCCGCCGAAGAGCCAGTGATTGCCCCGCCCGCGGCGCCGGCGCAGACGGGAATGGAACCGGGCGGGAGGGTCCTggcgcgccgcgccgcgccgcgccgcgccgggGCTGGGTTGGCTTCCTCGAGGGAGAAGAACCGGTCTTCTGTAGAGGCCTGCCCTCGAAATGCTTGCtcactttctaaaaatataaattgagtGTGCCCAGCGCCTTACAAGTTTCCTTTCCGTCCCTTTTCCCTTGCAATCTTTACAACACTCAGAATGGCGAGGGCGACCCTCTTTTTGCGCCAGGGTAAGGAGGGGAGGTTGTGATTAAATTGGCTCACTCGTTAGAATCGGAGACCGCTGGGGACAAAGTAAACGTATACATTTAACAACGAAGAGGGATTGCAAAATTTGGGAACTGCAGGAACTGGGGCTTGACAATGGGAAAGATGAGGCTGGTTTGGAGAACTGAGGGTTTTCAGGTCAGGTTCAGATCGTTTGTGAGATCATTGAGGAATGTGACTAAACCGTCCTGTGAGCCAGTTGTTTCACAGAACTGGAATTGGTGTCGAGGAAAGCGAACAGTACCTGGTGGGTTTGCTACCACTACTGGGCCCTGGGGCGACCAAGAAATAAATGCCTGCCCTGAAAGAGTGtgctttgtttaattttatgtttctttctgagagagagaacgcgagcgagcttgagcgggggaggggcagagagagagagagagagagagcgcgagagggagacagaatctgaagccggttccaggctctgagctctcagcatagagctggaagaggggcttgaactcaccaaccgccagatcatgacccgagccgaagtcagtcgctcaactgactgggccacccaggcgccccaagagtgtgCTTTGTTTAGTTTGTATTCGCACATGCTCTAGCCGTGAAGTGAGTAAGTACTATGCCGGATGAATAAAGTACATGTGCATCCCTGCCCTGGTGAGGCTTACAGCCTGGTTGGGCAAACGTGAAAATGGGCAGGGAGGCTgcccattttgtaaataaataggGCTTCCCAGAGGGAGTGGTGTCTACATGCATGTAAAGGACTACAAAGCCATGCCCGGGGAAGTGGGAAGAACGTCACCAAATAGAAGCCTCCAGTAGGCAGAGAGATTATCTGTTGAGAGGACTATTTAGTCTTCCTCGTAGGTGACCTCTTGGCAGCATTGTTACCGCTCCTTCCTCCTAAAATTCTTTCTCCCATGACTGAATTTTTCCTCTTCCGCCTCTTGctaatttccttctcctttgcaGGGGTTTCATCATCTGTCCCTTTGGTGACCCTGGGAGTTCCATCATGGACCTCTTCTCCACACATTCTGCCCTGCTGGTTGCACCCTCTCCCAAGGCCTGAAGAACTCACTATATGCTGATGACCGTCACATCTCTGCAGGCCCAGACTTCTCTCTGAGGCTTAcactcctctgccccccaccctacCCTTTCTCTCGTTTTGGGGTCTCTGTACATGCTATTCGCTCTGCTTGGAAAGTTCCCTCCCCAGCCATCCCAGCTCATCTGTCTGCAAGCCCTCCCTGCTGATGCAGCAAGGATCTTCCTCTGTAAGCCCTCACTGTTGgagcaagctccaggttccagTTACATGGCTCTGCCAtatgcccccctccccagtcttaACTCTTCTCACACCACAGTACAGTTccacttctctgcctctctcccaggaACCTGTAAACTTGAGGTCTATCTCACGTTGTTTATTTGCCTCGTTGAGCACAGCATCTGCCGTACTGTCTGACGGTACCCGGCGTATATTAGACCTTTAGTAAATATCAGATGAGTATCTAAAAGAAGGGATGATTAATAGTGTTCATTCTTGCTGAGAAGTCAACTAAGATAAGCACTAAAAAACACTGGCACTGGGCACAAGGAGGTTGTCGCTTAAGGCCACATGATTCGCCCCAGCCGAGGGCGATGCATAGAGAAATGGAATGGAACACCCTGGGGGATTCAAGAGTAGGAACAGCCAGAGCCTTGAAGAGTGTAGCTGTGAAGTGGGAGATGGGGAGCGGTTAAGTGGAATGGGGCAAGGTCTTGTGTTTCTGCTGTTtctaaatgggggggggggggtagcactGATCACGCCTGAAGTTTCATGGGAAGGAGCCATCAAGAGGGAGAGCTGCAGGAGCAGTGGAGATGGGGACGCTGTTAGCATGAGGCTCCAGAGGAAGCAGAAGGACGTGGGCTCTGACCCAGAGCACGGTGAGAGGACAAGAGGATTGCAGAATGTTCTCCAAAAGAAAAGTGAggtcattccaggcagagggatcaGCAGGAAGGcgtgaagaggaggaaggaatggtGTACTTAACGACTGACCCTTAGATAGTGGGGTGAGGAAAATGGACCAGTGCAGTCACAAGTTTGGGCCCAGTCCCAGAGGCAGTGGGGAACCCATCCTCGGTGTTTCCCATCTTCTGGACCATCCCCTTGGCCGGCATTCCGCAGACTGGGATCGCCAACAGTGTCCAAGGATGTGAGCGTTTCCACGGCTCCCAGGCTTCTGGGAGATGTGCAGACAGGGCTTGGTTCGGCTCCCGGCAGGGCCAGTCTCCTGCTTGGAACTAAGGGCAGTGGCGAGTGATGgctcccctccttctcccagaGCCCAGATGCCCGTGCAGCCTCCAGGCAAAGACACAGAAGAGATGGAAGCAGAGGGTGATTCAGCCGCTGAGAtgaatggggaggaggaagagagcgaGGAGGAACGGAGCGGCAGCCAGACTGAGTCAGAGGAGGAGAGCTCAGGTGAGCCCCCACGGCATACACCCCGGTGCCCACCCGCTCCTCCC includes these proteins:
- the B4GAT1 gene encoding beta-1,4-glucuronyltransferase 1, producing MQMSYAIRCAFYQLLLAALMLVAMLQLLYLSLLSGLHGQEEQDQYFEFFPPSPRSVDQVKAQLRTALASGGVLDASGDYRVYRGLLKTTMDPNDVILATHASVDNLLHLSGLLERWEGPLSVSVFAATKEEAQLATVLTYALSSHCPDMRARVAMHLVCPSRYEAAVPDPREPGEFALLRSCQEVFDKLARVAQPGINYALGTNVSYPNNLLRNLAREGANYALVIDVDMVPSEGLWRGLREMLDQSKQWAGTALVVPAFEIRRARRMPTNKNELLQLYQVGEVRPFYYGLCTPCQAPTNYSRWVNLPEETLLRPAYVVPWQDPWEPFYVAGGKVPTFDERFRQYGFNRISQACELHVAGFDFEVLNEGFLVHKGFKEALKFHPQKEAENQHNKILYRQFKQELKAKYPDSPRHC